From Calothrix sp. PCC 6303, a single genomic window includes:
- the hetR gene encoding heterocyst differentiation master regulator HetR: protein MSNDIDLIKRLGPSAMDQIMLYLAFSAMRTSGHRHGAFLDAAATAAKCAIYMTYLEQGQNLRMTGHLHHLEPKRVKAIVEEVRQALTEGKLLKMLGSQEPRYLIQLPYVWMEKYPWQPGRSRIPGTSLTSEEKRQIEQKLPDNLPDAHLVSSFEFLELIEFLHKRSQEDLPPEHRMGLSEALAEHIKRRLLYAGTVTRVDSPWGMPFYALTRPFYAPADEQERTYIMVEDTARYFRMMRDWAERKPKAMRILEELDIPPERLEQAQEELDEIIRAWADRYHQEGGMTVVLQMVFGKKDD, encoded by the coding sequence ATGAGTAACGACATCGATCTGATCAAACGTCTTGGGCCCAGCGCGATGGATCAGATCATGCTTTATCTGGCTTTTAGTGCCATGCGGACGAGTGGGCACAGACATGGGGCATTTCTAGATGCAGCCGCAACAGCAGCCAAATGTGCAATCTACATGACTTATTTGGAACAAGGGCAAAACCTGCGAATGACAGGACATTTGCATCACCTAGAACCAAAACGAGTCAAGGCAATCGTTGAAGAAGTCCGACAAGCGCTAACCGAAGGGAAATTGTTAAAAATGCTAGGTTCTCAAGAACCTCGTTATTTGATACAACTACCCTATGTGTGGATGGAGAAATATCCTTGGCAACCAGGACGTTCTCGAATTCCCGGAACTAGCCTCACCAGCGAAGAAAAACGACAAATTGAGCAAAAATTGCCGGATAACCTGCCTGATGCTCACCTTGTTAGCTCTTTTGAATTCCTGGAATTAATCGAATTCCTCCATAAGCGATCGCAAGAAGATTTGCCACCCGAACATCGGATGGGATTGAGCGAAGCCTTAGCAGAGCATATCAAACGCCGTCTTTTGTATGCGGGAACGGTTACACGCGTTGATTCTCCCTGGGGAATGCCATTTTATGCCCTAACTCGTCCGTTTTATGCTCCAGCCGACGAGCAAGAACGTACCTACATCATGGTGGAAGATACCGCCCGGTATTTCCGAATGATGCGGGATTGGGCAGAACGAAAACCCAAAGCAATGCGGATTTTAGAAGAACTGGATATACCTCCAGAGCGCCTTGAACAAGCGCAGGAAGAACTAGACGAGATCATCCGTGCTTGGGCTGATAGGTATCACCAAGAAGGTGGTATGACAGTGGTTTTACAGATGGTTTTTGGTAAAAAAGACGACTAA